The proteins below come from a single Streptomyces tubercidicus genomic window:
- a CDS encoding PPA1309 family protein, translated as MTNLPVDGTPLAADPLTRAVLEIDEYSAGLGWDQPARLFALVDTAKLRAQEPSLAAQLGIDDSTTTSLTPVEQDEIPAGVPLDEFLATIAWPDAVTGCALTVERLMLPPSAEDSEPAGMDEAQLAKWVAKHPDRQEVRMTVAVLRDGRRESALRLREKDSTSEVLTGSALVPGLAEALAATFEA; from the coding sequence ATGACCAACCTCCCCGTTGACGGCACCCCGCTCGCCGCCGACCCCCTGACCCGCGCGGTGCTCGAAATCGACGAGTACAGCGCCGGGCTCGGCTGGGATCAGCCGGCCCGACTGTTCGCCCTCGTCGACACCGCCAAGCTGCGTGCGCAGGAGCCCTCGCTCGCCGCCCAGCTCGGCATCGACGACTCCACCACCACGTCCCTGACCCCCGTGGAGCAGGACGAGATCCCGGCGGGCGTCCCGCTTGACGAGTTCCTGGCCACCATCGCCTGGCCGGATGCCGTCACCGGCTGTGCGCTGACCGTGGAGCGGCTGATGCTGCCGCCGTCCGCCGAGGACTCCGAGCCCGCGGGCATGGACGAGGCGCAGCTCGCCAAGTGGGTCGCCAAGCACCCGGACCGCCAGGAGGTCCGGATGACGGTGGCCGTGCTGCGGGACGGACGCCGTGAGTCGGCGCTGCGGCTGCGCGAGAAGGACTCCACGTCCGAGGTCCTCACCGGCTCGGCGCTGGTGCCGGGTCTCGCGGAAGCGCTGGCCGCGACCTTCGAGGCCTGA
- a CDS encoding PDZ domain-containing protein gives MPRRTATLLASILMLIALLCAGVLIPVPYSEMSPGPTVNTLGDHDGEPVLQISRHKTYPTTGHLNMTTVRVTGPDYRMNLFEAVYGWLDHDNAVVPHKTLYPEGQTAEQADQENAEEFSQSQETAKAAALRQLHLPVAAQTVVGSVVKDKPADGRLHAGDVIKAVDGTAVKQAGDVAKLVTRHKPGEKVVFTIIPAKDAAAAEKQGKKPVTGAKQITLSTQKADDGRAIVGIQAQVDHTFPFPIDVKLADVGGPSAGLMFALGIVDKLTPGDMTGGKFVAGTGTIDDKGKVGPIGGISMKTVGARDKGAEYFLTPKANCATAAKDTPKGLTLVKVGTIGDAVKALEKIRKGDTAGLPSCG, from the coding sequence ATGCCACGCCGCACCGCGACGCTGCTCGCTTCGATCCTGATGTTGATCGCGCTGCTCTGCGCAGGGGTGCTCATCCCCGTGCCGTACTCCGAGATGTCTCCGGGGCCGACGGTCAACACTCTTGGTGACCACGACGGCGAGCCGGTGCTGCAGATCTCCCGGCACAAGACGTACCCGACCACCGGTCACCTCAACATGACCACGGTCCGGGTCACCGGCCCCGACTACCGGATGAACCTCTTCGAGGCGGTCTACGGCTGGCTCGACCACGACAACGCCGTGGTGCCGCACAAGACCCTCTACCCCGAGGGACAGACGGCCGAGCAGGCCGACCAGGAGAACGCCGAGGAGTTCAGCCAGTCCCAGGAGACCGCCAAGGCTGCCGCCCTCCGGCAACTGCACCTCCCGGTCGCCGCCCAGACCGTCGTCGGCTCCGTCGTCAAGGACAAGCCCGCCGACGGCCGGCTGCACGCGGGCGATGTGATCAAGGCCGTGGACGGCACGGCGGTCAAGCAGGCCGGCGATGTCGCCAAGCTCGTCACCCGGCACAAGCCGGGCGAGAAGGTCGTCTTCACGATCATCCCCGCCAAGGACGCCGCCGCGGCGGAGAAGCAGGGCAAGAAGCCAGTGACCGGCGCGAAGCAGATCACGCTCAGCACGCAGAAGGCGGACGACGGCCGCGCCATCGTGGGCATCCAGGCCCAGGTGGACCACACCTTCCCGTTCCCCATCGACGTCAAGCTGGCCGATGTCGGCGGCCCGAGCGCCGGGCTGATGTTCGCGCTGGGCATCGTCGACAAGCTCACGCCCGGGGACATGACGGGCGGCAAGTTCGTGGCCGGTACGGGCACCATCGACGACAAGGGCAAGGTCGGCCCGATCGGCGGCATCTCGATGAAGACGGTCGGTGCGCGCGACAAGGGCGCGGAGTACTTCCTGACCCCCAAGGCGAACTGCGCCACGGCGGCCAAGGACACCCCCAAGGGCCTCACCCTGGTCAAGGTCGGCACCATAGGCGACGCCGTCAAGGCGCTGGAGAAGATCCGCAAGGGCGACACCGCCGGCCTGCCGAGCTGCGGCTAG
- a CDS encoding molybdenum cofactor biosynthesis protein MoaE, translated as MSGTPSPSSPGRDHPGERAAADPVRLLEIRDTPLSVDEVFAAVGDTAAGGTALFVGTVRSHDNGADVEGLGYSAHPTAEAEMRRIAEKVIADFPVRALAAVHRVGDLRIGDLAVVVAVSCPHRGEAFEACRKLIDDLKHEVPIWKHQTFSDGTEEWVGA; from the coding sequence ATGTCTGGCACGCCCTCCCCTTCGTCCCCCGGCCGCGACCACCCCGGTGAGCGGGCCGCGGCCGACCCGGTCCGGCTCCTGGAGATCCGCGACACCCCGCTGTCCGTGGACGAGGTGTTCGCGGCCGTGGGTGACACGGCGGCCGGCGGCACGGCCCTGTTCGTCGGCACGGTCCGCTCGCACGACAACGGCGCCGACGTCGAGGGCCTGGGCTACTCCGCGCATCCGACGGCCGAGGCGGAGATGCGCCGGATCGCCGAGAAGGTGATCGCCGACTTCCCCGTCCGGGCGCTGGCCGCCGTCCACCGGGTGGGCGATCTGCGCATCGGTGATCTTGCCGTGGTCGTCGCGGTGTCCTGCCCGCACCGGGGCGAGGCGTTCGAGGCCTGCCGCAAACTGATCGACGACCTCAAGCACGAGGTGCCGATCTGGAAGCACCAGACGTTTTCCGACGGGACCGAGGAATGGGTCGGGGCGTGA
- a CDS encoding SDR family oxidoreductase has protein sequence MSSPDPTVRAARNAAAQTEKAGNTADGSTDRPLRRPVVAVTGAASGVGALLTRALVASDEVKEVVAIDERRGDVAEAHWHVLDVRDPAIADKLRGADVVVHLALDLDLESDDAARTAYNVRGTQTVLTAAAAAGVHRVVLCTSAMVYGALPDNDVPLAEDAELRATADATGVGDLLEIEHLAHRAPRAHPGLNVTVLRPAVLVGGTDTALTRYFESPRLLVVAGSRPAWQFCHVEDLVSALEYAALEKVDGELAVGCDGWLEQEEVEELSGIRRMELPSSVALGAAARLHRIGLTPSPAGDLAYTMHPWVVSGSRLHDAGWRPQWTNEEVLAELLEEVAGRHTVAGRRLGRKDATAAGAAGATVALLGTAALVRRARKARRRI, from the coding sequence GTGAGTTCCCCAGATCCGACCGTTCGCGCAGCGCGAAACGCTGCGGCCCAGACCGAGAAGGCAGGCAACACCGCAGACGGCAGCACGGACCGGCCGCTGCGCCGGCCCGTTGTCGCCGTCACCGGAGCCGCGTCCGGAGTCGGGGCGCTGCTCACCCGCGCCCTGGTCGCCTCCGACGAGGTCAAGGAGGTGGTGGCCATCGACGAGCGGCGCGGCGACGTCGCCGAGGCACACTGGCACGTCCTCGACGTCCGGGACCCCGCCATCGCCGACAAGCTGCGCGGCGCGGACGTCGTCGTCCACCTGGCGCTCGACCTCGATCTGGAGAGCGACGACGCGGCACGCACCGCCTACAACGTGCGCGGCACCCAGACCGTGCTCACCGCCGCCGCGGCCGCCGGGGTCCACCGGGTGGTGCTGTGCACCTCCGCCATGGTGTACGGGGCGCTGCCCGACAACGATGTGCCGTTGGCCGAGGACGCCGAGCTGCGCGCCACCGCTGATGCCACCGGTGTCGGCGACCTGCTGGAGATCGAGCACCTGGCGCACCGCGCGCCCCGTGCCCACCCGGGCCTCAATGTCACCGTGCTGCGCCCCGCGGTCCTGGTGGGCGGCACCGACACCGCGCTGACCCGCTACTTCGAGTCGCCCCGCCTCCTGGTCGTCGCCGGGTCCCGCCCCGCCTGGCAGTTCTGCCATGTCGAGGACCTGGTCAGCGCCCTGGAGTACGCCGCGCTGGAGAAGGTCGACGGCGAACTGGCGGTGGGCTGCGACGGCTGGCTGGAGCAGGAGGAGGTCGAGGAGCTGTCCGGGATCCGGCGGATGGAACTGCCGTCCTCGGTGGCCCTGGGCGCCGCGGCCCGGCTGCACCGGATCGGCCTGACGCCGTCGCCCGCCGGGGACCTCGCGTACACGATGCACCCTTGGGTGGTCAGCGGCAGCCGGCTGCACGATGCGGGCTGGCGGCCCCAGTGGACGAACGAGGAGGTGCTGGCCGAGCTCCTGGAGGAGGTCGCCGGACGGCACACCGTCGCCGGCCGCCGGCTCGGCCGCAAGGACGCCACCGCCGCAGGGGCCGCCGGTGCCACCGTCGCCCTCCTGGGCACCGCCGCCCTGGTGCGGCGCGCCCGTAAGGCCCGCCGCCGCATCTGA
- a CDS encoding zinc-dependent metalloprotease yields the protein MSDTPFGFGLPPEEPEDGDNGKKKGGQGGSQGPADPFGFGGGSGGVDNPFAALFGGMGGPGGEMNPGDLGAAFQKLGQMLSYEGGPVNWDMAKDIARQTVAQGAEDGSKDASLSPGERSAVEEAVRLADLWLDGVTSLPSGSGSVVAWSRAEWVEETLPVWKDLVNPLAERVGAAMGDVLPGEMQAMAGPLLGMMRSMGGAMFGTQIGQALGVLAGEVVGSTDIGLPLGPAGKAALLPGNIATFGEGLGVPEEEVRLYLALREAAHQRLFAHVPWLRSHLFGAVEGYARGIKVDTTKLEDVVGQIDPQHPEELQNALQQGMFQPEDTPEQKAALARLETALALVEGWVDAVVHAAAKPHLPSSDKLRETLRRRRASGGPAEQTFSTLIGLQLRPRRLRDASRLWASLTDARGLEGRDGLWEHPDMLPTAADLDDPDGFVHHEQADFSELDKMLGEAASGGKPDLDKPAREGDGPEGTSGESKGDGDR from the coding sequence GTGAGTGACACCCCATTTGGATTCGGCCTTCCGCCGGAGGAGCCGGAGGACGGCGACAACGGCAAGAAGAAGGGCGGCCAGGGAGGTAGCCAGGGCCCCGCGGACCCCTTCGGGTTCGGCGGCGGGAGCGGCGGCGTGGACAATCCGTTCGCGGCGCTCTTCGGCGGCATGGGCGGCCCCGGCGGCGAAATGAACCCTGGCGACCTGGGAGCCGCGTTCCAGAAGCTCGGCCAGATGCTCTCCTACGAGGGCGGCCCGGTGAACTGGGACATGGCCAAGGACATCGCGCGGCAGACCGTCGCGCAGGGCGCCGAGGACGGCAGCAAGGACGCGAGCCTCTCGCCGGGTGAGCGCAGTGCGGTCGAGGAGGCCGTGCGGCTGGCGGATCTGTGGCTGGACGGTGTGACGTCGCTGCCGTCGGGTTCCGGCTCGGTGGTGGCCTGGAGCCGGGCGGAGTGGGTCGAGGAGACCCTCCCGGTGTGGAAGGACCTGGTCAATCCGCTCGCCGAGCGCGTCGGGGCGGCCATGGGCGATGTGCTGCCCGGGGAGATGCAGGCCATGGCGGGCCCGCTGCTCGGGATGATGCGTTCCATGGGCGGCGCGATGTTCGGCACCCAGATCGGCCAGGCGCTGGGCGTACTGGCCGGTGAGGTCGTCGGTTCGACGGACATCGGGCTGCCGCTCGGCCCGGCGGGCAAGGCCGCGCTGCTGCCGGGGAACATCGCCACGTTCGGCGAGGGCCTGGGCGTCCCGGAGGAGGAGGTGCGGCTGTATCTGGCCCTGCGTGAGGCCGCCCACCAGCGGCTCTTCGCGCATGTGCCGTGGCTGCGCTCGCATCTGTTCGGTGCCGTCGAGGGCTATGCGCGCGGCATCAAGGTCGACACGACCAAGCTGGAGGATGTGGTCGGCCAGATCGATCCGCAGCATCCCGAGGAGCTGCAGAACGCCCTTCAGCAGGGCATGTTCCAGCCCGAGGACACCCCGGAGCAGAAGGCGGCGCTGGCCCGTCTGGAGACCGCGCTGGCGCTTGTCGAGGGCTGGGTGGACGCGGTGGTGCACGCCGCCGCCAAGCCGCATCTGCCGTCGTCGGACAAGCTCCGGGAGACGCTGCGGCGGCGCCGGGCGAGCGGTGGCCCCGCCGAGCAGACGTTCTCCACGCTGATCGGTCTGCAGCTGCGGCCGCGGCGGCTGCGGGACGCCTCGCGGCTGTGGGCTTCGCTGACGGACGCGCGGGGCCTGGAGGGCCGCGACGGTCTGTGGGAGCACCCGGACATGCTGCCGACGGCCGCCGACCTGGACGATCCGGACGGGTTCGTGCACCACGAGCAGGCGGACTTCTCCGAGCTCGACAAGATGCTCGGCGAGGCCGCGAGCGGCGGCAAGCCGGATCTGGACAAGCCCGCCCGGGAGGGCGACGGCCCGGAGGGGACCTCCGGCGAGAGCAAGGGTGACGGCGACAGGTGA
- a CDS encoding NUDIX hydrolase, producing the protein MSLHEDAARVLKEWPAPSPEQEQLRLAYLDHLAAHQDGMWKPCKDGHLTASALVIDPAGGRVLLTLHRKLKMWLQMGGHCEPEDTSLADAALREAREESGIAQGLTLLPGGPVRLDRHHTPCAWHLDVQYAALAPAGAVAEISDESLDLRWFAYDEVPGVADDSVVRLVERTRALL; encoded by the coding sequence GTGAGTCTGCACGAGGACGCGGCGCGGGTGCTCAAGGAGTGGCCCGCGCCGTCCCCCGAACAGGAGCAGCTGCGGCTGGCGTACCTGGATCATCTCGCCGCCCATCAGGACGGCATGTGGAAGCCGTGCAAGGACGGGCACCTCACGGCCAGTGCGCTGGTGATCGATCCGGCCGGCGGGCGGGTGCTGCTCACCCTGCACCGCAAGCTGAAGATGTGGCTGCAGATGGGCGGCCACTGCGAGCCGGAGGACACCTCGCTGGCCGATGCGGCGCTGCGTGAGGCGCGTGAGGAGTCCGGGATCGCCCAGGGGCTGACGCTGCTGCCCGGCGGCCCGGTGCGGCTGGATCGTCATCACACGCCCTGCGCCTGGCATTTGGACGTGCAGTACGCGGCGCTGGCGCCCGCGGGCGCGGTGGCGGAGATCAGCGACGAGTCGCTGGACCTGCGGTGGTTCGCGTACGACGAGGTGCCCGGAGTCGCCGATGACTCGGTGGTGCGCTTGGTGGAGCGCACCCGCGCGCTGCTCTAG
- a CDS encoding AIM24 family protein has translation MQSPLFAFTEAQTQDPYALQNSQLLRVALQGHEDLLARKGTMVAYQGLLEFDANYQTPGQHRTRAYSGEGLDLMRVSGQGTVYLANLAQYVHVVDVDHDGLTVDSSYVLALDSGLHWEVVSVDSQYGISGTGKYQLNISGRGKVALMTSGQPLMLPVTPDKYVNADADAVVAWSASLRVQMQAQTHSSGVFRRRGNTGEGWELSFLGQGYALVQPSELLPPQNAVIGSGVAAQFGMGQQGARGHNQGNIFTN, from the coding sequence ATGCAGAGTCCGCTTTTCGCCTTCACCGAGGCACAGACCCAGGACCCCTACGCCCTGCAGAACAGCCAGCTGCTGCGCGTCGCCCTCCAGGGCCACGAGGATCTCCTAGCCCGTAAGGGCACGATGGTCGCCTATCAGGGGCTGCTCGAATTCGACGCCAACTACCAGACGCCGGGCCAGCACCGGACCCGCGCGTACTCCGGTGAGGGCCTCGACCTGATGCGCGTCTCCGGGCAGGGCACGGTCTATCTGGCCAACCTCGCCCAGTACGTCCATGTCGTCGATGTCGACCACGACGGCCTGACCGTCGACAGCAGCTATGTCCTGGCGCTGGACTCCGGCCTCCACTGGGAGGTCGTCTCCGTCGACAGCCAGTACGGCATCTCCGGCACCGGTAAGTACCAGCTCAACATCTCCGGACGGGGCAAGGTCGCCCTGATGACCTCCGGCCAGCCGCTGATGCTGCCGGTCACGCCCGACAAGTACGTCAACGCCGACGCCGACGCGGTAGTCGCCTGGTCCGCTTCGCTGCGCGTCCAGATGCAGGCACAGACGCACTCCTCGGGAGTCTTCCGCCGACGCGGCAACACCGGCGAGGGCTGGGAGCTGAGCTTCCTCGGCCAGGGCTACGCACTGGTCCAGCCCAGCGAGCTGCTGCCGCCGCAGAACGCCGTCATCGGCTCCGGAGTGGCCGCCCAGTTCGGCATGGGCCAGCAGGGCGCCCGGGGACACAACCAGGGCAACATCTTCACCAACTGA
- a CDS encoding AIM24 family protein yields the protein MNQQQLSGYVPTPPAARMENHGNAMVKIAMQSGQDVFARTGSMVAYEGFIQYEPNPPAVRQMASQWLTGEGAPLMKCSGDGLLYLADYGADVVCINLDGDSLSVNGTNLLALDAQLQWGVQRVKGMAKFAGQGLFNVQISGTGWVALTSRGTPIVVDCGRGEDETYVDPDALVAWSTHLKMKGKRSFKASSMIGRGSGEAYQLGFSGEGFVVVQPSEDSTDRLRARG from the coding sequence ATGAACCAGCAGCAGCTGTCGGGCTACGTCCCGACCCCGCCCGCCGCCCGTATGGAGAACCACGGCAACGCCATGGTGAAGATCGCCATGCAGAGCGGCCAGGACGTCTTCGCACGCACCGGCTCGATGGTCGCCTACGAAGGCTTCATCCAGTACGAGCCGAACCCGCCCGCCGTCCGCCAGATGGCCTCCCAGTGGCTCACCGGCGAAGGCGCGCCCCTGATGAAGTGCTCCGGCGACGGTCTGCTCTACCTCGCCGACTACGGTGCCGACGTCGTCTGCATCAACCTCGACGGCGACTCGCTCTCCGTCAACGGCACCAACCTCCTCGCCCTCGACGCGCAGCTCCAGTGGGGCGTACAGCGCGTCAAGGGCATGGCGAAGTTCGCCGGCCAGGGACTCTTCAACGTCCAGATCTCGGGCACCGGCTGGGTCGCCCTGACCTCCCGGGGCACGCCCATCGTCGTCGACTGCGGCCGCGGCGAGGACGAGACCTATGTGGACCCGGACGCCCTGGTCGCCTGGTCGACCCATCTGAAGATGAAGGGCAAGCGCAGCTTCAAGGCGTCCTCGATGATCGGACGCGGCAGCGGCGAGGCATACCAACTGGGCTTCTCCGGCGAGGGGTTCGTCGTCGTCCAGCCCAGTGAGGACAGCACCGACCGGCTCCGGGCCCGGGGCTGA
- a CDS encoding TerD family protein, which translates to MAREFQRGHKAKIGDLTAGTDLYVGVQIGGPGLTFDISCFGLDADERLSDDRYFIFFNQPKSPEESLQLLGAQAGDNESFRVTLDKIPPHIQKLSFTAALDGDGQVSQIGPGYLRIVAGGEEVARYSFTGSEFSTERAVMLGDFYLKDVWRFAAVGQGFDGGLEALLKNFGGEVAEEAEASPATAQDVPGFAPPSGPAAPAPSFGVPTAAPAPQPAPEFGPPQGAPQEAPPPAPQAPQPTAPQVHSAPTLAAPLAPPPGVPGQQPPAPYGQPAPGQDPYGQPQPAPGGYPGQQPPQAPPYGQPAPPPGGYGAPQGRPAAYGPPGQQPPAAPYPGGQAPASPEGLRQAPVQGGPPSQGGGPGLGVVLDKYKEAPTGQRWTPQNDKLIRVDLGVDGQPVLARQGSMVLYQGKVDFGYKGAGFRGRIVGNATGQEMQLMRCTGQGQVFFAENSAHVHPIELQGDAICVSAEAVLAFDESLQHEVRRIEGHGIPGGALFTMQFQGTGTLVIKTQGTPVVLPVTPTTFADANAIVAWSAASQVIISSQVSLRRHAYPGHSGETVNLQFRGAPGNFIVVQPYEV; encoded by the coding sequence ATGGCCAGGGAATTCCAGCGGGGCCACAAGGCCAAGATCGGTGATCTGACGGCGGGAACGGATCTGTACGTCGGTGTGCAGATCGGCGGGCCCGGCCTGACCTTCGACATCAGCTGCTTCGGCCTGGACGCCGACGAGCGGCTCTCCGACGACCGGTACTTCATCTTCTTCAACCAGCCCAAGTCGCCCGAGGAGTCCCTCCAGCTGCTCGGCGCGCAGGCCGGTGACAACGAGTCGTTCCGGGTCACCCTCGACAAGATCCCGCCGCACATCCAGAAGCTCTCCTTCACCGCCGCGCTCGACGGCGACGGACAGGTCTCGCAGATCGGCCCCGGCTACCTCCGGATCGTGGCCGGCGGCGAGGAGGTCGCCCGCTACTCCTTCACGGGCAGCGAGTTCAGCACCGAACGCGCCGTCATGCTCGGCGACTTCTACCTCAAGGACGTCTGGCGGTTCGCCGCGGTCGGCCAGGGCTTCGACGGCGGCCTGGAGGCGCTGCTGAAGAACTTCGGCGGCGAGGTCGCCGAAGAGGCCGAGGCGTCGCCCGCCACGGCGCAGGACGTACCGGGCTTCGCCCCGCCGTCCGGGCCGGCCGCCCCCGCACCGTCCTTCGGGGTGCCCACCGCGGCGCCCGCCCCACAGCCCGCGCCCGAGTTCGGCCCGCCCCAGGGCGCGCCGCAGGAAGCGCCGCCACCCGCACCGCAGGCCCCGCAGCCCACTGCTCCGCAGGTCCACAGCGCGCCCACGCTCGCCGCGCCCCTGGCCCCGCCGCCCGGCGTGCCCGGCCAGCAGCCGCCCGCCCCGTACGGCCAGCCGGCGCCCGGTCAGGACCCGTACGGCCAGCCGCAGCCCGCGCCCGGCGGCTACCCCGGTCAGCAGCCTCCGCAGGCACCCCCCTACGGGCAGCCCGCGCCCCCGCCCGGCGGATACGGCGCCCCGCAGGGCCGGCCCGCCGCATACGGCCCGCCGGGACAGCAGCCCCCGGCCGCCCCGTATCCGGGCGGCCAGGCACCGGCCTCCCCCGAGGGCCTTCGACAAGCTCCGGTCCAGGGGGGACCCCCATCCCAGGGCGGCGGCCCCGGCCTCGGCGTCGTACTGGACAAGTACAAGGAAGCCCCCACCGGTCAGCGCTGGACCCCGCAGAACGACAAGCTGATCCGCGTCGATCTCGGTGTCGACGGCCAGCCGGTGCTCGCCCGTCAGGGCAGCATGGTGCTCTACCAGGGCAAGGTCGACTTCGGCTACAAGGGCGCCGGCTTCCGCGGCCGGATCGTCGGTAACGCCACCGGCCAGGAAATGCAGCTGATGCGCTGCACAGGCCAGGGCCAGGTCTTCTTCGCCGAGAACAGCGCCCATGTGCACCCCATCGAGCTGCAGGGCGACGCCATCTGTGTGTCCGCCGAGGCCGTCCTCGCCTTCGACGAGTCGCTGCAGCACGAGGTCCGCCGCATCGAGGGCCACGGCATCCCCGGTGGCGCCCTGTTCACCATGCAGTTCCAGGGGACCGGCACCCTCGTCATCAAGACCCAGGGCACGCCGGTCGTGCTGCCCGTCACCCCGACCACCTTCGCCGACGCCAACGCCATCGTGGCCTGGTCCGCCGCCTCGCAGGTGATCATCTCCAGCCAGGTGAGCCTGCGCCGGCACGCCTATCCGGGCCACTCCGGCGAGACCGTGAACCTCCAGTTCCGCGGTGCGCCCGGCAACTTCATCGTCGTCCAGCCCTACGAGGTCTGA
- a CDS encoding M48 family metallopeptidase — protein MPADPSAHGSGETPLRRAADTSRGAAPGPAARGSGTSAVEVRRSSRRRRTVSAYREGDRTVVLIPARMSEAEERRWVTVMLDKLAAQESKRILGDGELAERAERLSGQYLDGRARPASVRWVTNQNTRWGSCTPAEGSIRLSHRLQGMPEYVIDYVLLHELAHLLVPGHGPRFWRLLESYARTERARGYLEGVVAADRLPQLPVARGE, from the coding sequence GTGCCCGCCGACCCTTCCGCCCACGGCTCAGGGGAGACACCCCTGCGCCGCGCCGCTGACACCTCGCGCGGGGCCGCCCCCGGCCCCGCGGCCCGCGGATCCGGCACCAGCGCCGTCGAGGTGCGCCGCAGCTCACGACGGCGCCGCACGGTCTCCGCGTACCGCGAGGGCGACCGCACGGTTGTCCTGATCCCGGCCCGTATGTCCGAGGCCGAGGAGCGGCGCTGGGTCACCGTCATGCTGGACAAGCTCGCCGCCCAGGAGAGCAAGCGGATACTGGGCGACGGCGAGCTGGCCGAGCGCGCCGAGCGGCTGTCCGGCCAGTACCTGGACGGCCGGGCCCGCCCCGCCTCGGTGCGCTGGGTGACCAACCAGAACACCCGCTGGGGCTCGTGCACCCCGGCCGAGGGCAGCATCCGCCTGTCGCACCGCCTCCAGGGCATGCCGGAGTACGTCATCGACTACGTCCTGCTGCACGAACTCGCCCATCTGCTCGTCCCCGGCCACGGCCCCCGGTTCTGGCGGCTGCTGGAGTCCTACGCCCGTACGGAACGGGCCCGCGGCTACCTCGAAGGGGTGGTCGCCGCCGACCGGCTGCCCCAGCTGCCCGTCGCCCGCGGTGAATGA
- a CDS encoding ThiF family adenylyltransferase, producing the protein MRHPMLKPALRRGWRDRQTVRFGVAPAHAMVVGPVDMATGSFLSLIDGTRTMQQLVEEAALLDLPPEHVRGVVDRLGAAGLLESPTAGGPAAEAVRTDQAAFEQLRPDLASLSVRHPEPAGALGRMGARRAVRARVKGAGRVGAAIAALLSASGIGRVEVFDGGTVQPWDVLPGGLPAERIGERRRTAAERLVQQSSPWSGAPRPRVPVSESGEPGLSLVVLTPRDGLGAYAPDPVLSEPLLTAGIPHLYAGVIEGTGVVGPLVLPGGSACARCDELRRTDAEPAWPRLLAQWRSGRAAPAVPACDAALATTVAGIAAVQALAFLDGELPPCTGARMEFPAPCASVRTVRIEPHPECGCGAAASLGAAGASDPPSEHATMTE; encoded by the coding sequence ATGAGGCATCCGATGCTCAAGCCCGCGCTGCGGCGCGGATGGCGGGACCGGCAGACGGTGCGGTTCGGGGTGGCGCCGGCGCATGCGATGGTGGTCGGCCCGGTCGACATGGCGACCGGCAGTTTCCTCTCGCTGATCGACGGCACCCGCACCATGCAGCAACTGGTCGAGGAGGCCGCGTTACTGGACCTCCCGCCCGAGCATGTGCGGGGTGTCGTGGACCGGCTGGGCGCCGCCGGGCTGCTGGAATCCCCCACGGCGGGCGGCCCGGCGGCCGAGGCCGTACGGACGGATCAGGCCGCCTTCGAGCAGCTGCGGCCCGATCTGGCTTCGCTCTCGGTGCGGCATCCGGAGCCCGCGGGCGCGCTGGGCCGGATGGGAGCGCGCCGGGCGGTCCGGGCCCGGGTCAAGGGGGCGGGGCGGGTCGGCGCCGCGATCGCGGCGCTGCTCTCGGCCTCGGGGATCGGCCGGGTGGAGGTGTTCGACGGTGGCACGGTCCAGCCGTGGGACGTCCTGCCCGGCGGGCTGCCGGCCGAGCGGATCGGCGAGCGGCGGCGCACCGCCGCAGAGCGCCTGGTCCAGCAGTCCTCTCCCTGGAGCGGTGCCCCGCGGCCGAGGGTCCCGGTCAGCGAGTCGGGCGAACCCGGACTGTCGCTCGTGGTGCTCACCCCGCGGGACGGGCTGGGCGCGTACGCCCCCGACCCCGTGCTGTCCGAGCCGTTGCTCACCGCCGGAATCCCACATCTTTACGCAGGGGTGATCGAGGGCACGGGTGTGGTGGGCCCGTTGGTGCTGCCCGGCGGTTCGGCCTGTGCCCGCTGCGACGAACTGCGTCGCACGGACGCGGAGCCGGCCTGGCCGCGGTTGCTCGCGCAGTGGCGGTCGGGGCGTGCCGCACCCGCGGTTCCGGCCTGCGATGCCGCGTTGGCAACAACGGTCGCGGGGATCGCCGCCGTCCAGGCGCTGGCGTTCCTCGATGGCGAACTCCCGCCGTGCACAGGTGCGCGGATGGAGTTCCCGGCGCCGTGTGCGAGCGTGCGGACGGTGCGGATCGAGCCGCATCCGGAGTGCGGCTGTGGCGCTGCCGCGTCATTGGGTGCGGCAGGCGCCTCGGATCCACCGTCGGAACACGCCACAATGACGGAGTAA